TTCGCTACCCTGGACGATGAAACTCCGCCGCAGCCCGTCCCCACTGCCGTTCCCAGCGCCGCAACCAACGTCGGCTCCGGGGCGTCGGGATGAACACATCGACCCCGGCCCAGACCTCGGCAGGGGTCTGACCGTGGAGATGCTGATGGGGCCGGAGATGATTGTAAACAGACCGCGTGTAAGCCAGGGCCCGGTCGAGCGACGCGGCATCCTCGATGGGCTGCTGAAGCAGCAACCGCTTCACGGTGCCGATGAGCCGTTCGACGCGCCCGTTTTGCCACGGGCATCCCGGCTCGTTGTGTTGGAGGCGAATCCCCAGGAGGCGCAGGGCCAGGCGAAGACGCTGCGAGGTAAAGACGGCTTCGTTGTCGGTGCGCAGGAATCGCGGCAAGCCATACTGACGGCACACGGCGATGAGATGGTGCCAGATCGTCAGCGACGACTTCTCCGTCAGTCGTTGCACGCACAAACAGGCGCGGCTCGCATGATCCAGGATGGCCAGCACGATGTGTTGGCGGCCGTGCCCATCAGTCGTTGTCAGCAAGTCCATTCTCCAGATCAGATGACGAGGAATGGGCCGGGGCAGCCGATGTTTCAATTTCCGTCGTGCGCGGAGGATCGTATCGGCGACATAGGTTTTGCCGACGGTCATCCGGCGGCGGCCGGCCCAGCGGCGGTTAAAGCAATGGGCAATCGTCC
The sequence above is a segment of the Nitrospirota bacterium genome. Coding sequences within it:
- a CDS encoding integrase core domain-containing protein, yielding MTLHRRWLLGAAVRLWQLLQRWLARLLAKPRWRRTKLAKAPRRFRAHPKPKWVREEIIRLKALMPEAGCRTIAHCFNRRWAGRRRMTVGKTYVADTILRARRKLKHRLPRPIPRHLIWRMDLLTTTDGHGRQHIVLAILDHASRACLCVQRLTEKSSLTIWHHLIAVCRQYGLPRFLRTDNEAVFTSQRLRLALRLLGIRLQHNEPGCPWQNGRVERLIGTVKRLLLQQPIEDAASLDRALAYTRSVYNHLRPHQHLHGQTPAEVWAGVDVFIPTPRSRRWLRRWERQWGRAAAEFHRPG